A genome region from Cryptosporidium parvum Iowa II chromosome 8, whole genome shotgun sequence includes the following:
- a CDS encoding RAB acceptor, possible 2 or more transmembrane domains, protein MYREQSSTVLDSPMNGGSAKLGASSSSSMSSNFTRMDSFNRSGSKTGSIAPKSSEYGPTVQQILETYESLRLKAQGLAKRKLRSWDGDFFCLSSFQKVSQPKEITDRLERNLRYFLLNYIVIILGMTMLSLILNPISLIIILISTFSSAFVASRPTDMVVLPGDNVISKKVALYVIAGTSTVIILVFSGALLFTSLAVSLILVCIHAVIHIGKSNYDQVANLESEV, encoded by the coding sequence ATGTACAGAGAACAATCATCAACAGTTTTGGATTCTCCTATGAATGGAGGTAGTGCTAAACTTGGAGCTTCTAGTTCATCATCTATGAGCTCAAATTTCACTAGAATGGACAGTTTTAATCGATCAGGAAGCAAAACAGGGTCAATTGCGCCAAAATCTTCAGAATATGGTCCAACAGTACAGCAGATTTTGGAAACTTATGAGAGTCTTAGATTGAAAGCTCAAGGACTTGCTAAGAGAAAATTGAGATCCTGGGATGGAGACTTCTTTTGCCTTTCATCTTTCCAAAAAGTATCACAACCAAAAGAAATTACAGATCGACTTGAAAGGAATCTTCGATACTTCTTACTAAATTATATTGTAATTATACTGGGTATGACTATGCTCTCTCTAATTTTGAATCCTATTTCtttaatcattattttaatatcaaCCTTTTCTTCAGCTTTTGTAGCATCTAGACCAACAGATATGGTAGTATTGCCAGGAGATAATGTAATTAGCAAGAAAGTGGCTTTATATGTGATAGCAGGAACATCAACTGTGATCATTCTTGTATTTTCAGGAGCTCTATTATTCACATCCTTGGCAGTATCGCTCATTCTTGTATGTATCCATGCAGTCATACACATTGGAAAGTCTAATTACGACCAGGTTGCAAACTTAGAGAGCGAAGTATAA
- a CDS encoding partner of Nob1; Pno1p; Yor145cp like KH domain containing protein (transcripts identified by EST) — MGETKSMDMDMVEEERRTEGPFKPLTGTEVNRSNEIRRVMVPENRMTPLKNQWINIVTPLVEHMGLHVRMNTKRRCVELKYGPDCTDIGSLQKGVDFIKAFLLGFELQDAIALLRLDDLYIESFEIKDVKRLNGAHLSRCIGRISGRDGKTKYAIENSTRTRIVLAGQKLHLMGAFHNIKLARDALCSLILGTPPGKVYNHLRIVSKRVQEKL, encoded by the coding sequence ATGGGAGAAACAAAGAGTATGGATATGGATATGGTTGAGGAGGAGAGACGGACTGAAGGACCTTTTAAGCCTTTAACTGGAACAGAAGTTAACAGAAGTAATGAAATAAGAAGAGTGATGGTTCCTGAAAATAGAATGACTCCTTTAAAGAACCAATGGATTAATATTGTTACTCCTTTGGTAGAACATATGGGATTACATGTAAGAATGAATACAAAGAGAAGATGTGTAGAGCTTAAATATGGGCCAGATTGCACTGATATTGGATCTCTTCAAAAAGGAGTTGACTTTATTAAGGCTTTTCTACTTGGATTTGAGCTTCAAGATGCCATTGCTCTTTTGAGATTGGATGATCTTTATATAGAAAgctttgaaattaaagacGTAAAAAGATTGAATGGAGCACATTTGTCACGTTGTATTGGTCGTATTTCTGGTAGGGATGGTAAAACAAAGTATGCTATAGAAAATTCAACCAGAACTAGGATTGTCTTAGCTGGTCAGAAACTCCATTTAATGGGAGCCtttcataatattaaattagcAAGAGATGCTCTATGTAGTTTAATTTTGGGAACTCCTCCTGGAAAAGTCTACAACCACCTTAGAATAGTCTCTAAAAGAGTTCAGGAGAAGCTCTAA
- a CDS encoding protein kinase (related to and redundant with Elm1p and Pak1p in activating the SNF1 complex; Tos3p): protein MMITKGGDYSEYSEIHTQDIEKSKDYDQECVELRKSVREYLEKESKINLYFSEKKSYLINKEFVDIQVQLNSQLCPKVKLWKRIEEPNSKEFSKLKNNPTQHLFAIKIYSKPQLIRRNIVYSSDRKIRTQMHRVINEIKILQFLAKTDPTYYYIAKLHKVLESFPSTLSSGKLYLIFDFFPIGPTMAPDTGARRARACPGFEKNLLVYTPSPALERTEVSIRRMAYCIGVALSRLHELGIVHRDVKPDNIMLTHTGDAFLNDFNSAEFLIQGKYVQGTEGTYAFFPPEHCNINNNSNKIVTERNESSEINEQEECSQSTLQLGCPADMWALGVTIWCWFYGTLPFQGNSILELFDNITKCKIEFPRQPTLSNECINAILHLLDPEPNSRWTARQFLESDWFSKN from the coding sequence ATGATGATTACAAAAGGAGGAGATTACTCAGAATATTCAGAAATACATACACAGGATATTGAGAAATCTAAAGATTATGACCAAGAATGTGTAGAATTAAGGAAAAGTGTGAGAGAATATCTCGAAAAAGAAAGCAAAATAAACTTATACTTTTCAGAAAAGAAGAGTTATTTGATAAACAAAGAATTTGTAGATATTCAGGTCCAATTAAACTCACAACTTTGCCCAAAAGTTAAACTTTGGAAACGAATTGAAGAACCAAACTCAAAAGAATTCtccaaattaaaaaataaccCAACTCAACATCTTTTTGCAATTAAAATCTATTCAAAACCCCAACTCATTCGGAGAAACATTGTCTATTCTTCAGACAGGAAAATCAGGACCCAAATGCATCGTGTAATTAACGAAATCAAGATTCTACAATTCCTTGCAAAAACCGATCCCACATACTACTATATTGCTAAATTACACAAAGTTCTTGAATCTTTTCCTTCTACCTTATCTTCCGGAAAATTGTATCTCATCTTTGACTTTTTTCCGATTGGACCCACAATGGCGCCCGACACAGGGGCAAGGCGCGCGCGCGCGTGCCCGGGGTTTGAAAAGAATCTTTTAGTGTATACTCCAAGTCCTGCATTAGAGAGGACAGAGGTAAGTATAAGGAGAATGGCTTACTGTATTGGAGTAGCTCTATCTAGACTTCATGAGTTAGGGATTGTTCATAGAGATGTAAAACCTGATAATATTATGCTTACACATACTGGAGATGCATTTTTGAATGACTTTAATTCTGCagaatttttaattcaaggTAAATATGTTCAGGGCACTGAAGGAACATATGCATTTTTTCCTCCTGAGCATTGTAATATAAACAACAATAGCAATAAAATTGTTACTGAAAGGAACGAATCATCCGAAATCAATGAACAAGAAGAATGTTCCCAATCTACGCTCCAATTGGGATGTCCAGCAGATATGTGGGCTCTTGGAGTCACAATTTGGTGTTGGTTTTATGGTACACTACCTTTTCAAGGAAATAGTATTTTAGAGCTTTTTGACAATATTACAAAATGTAAGATTGAGTTCCCTAGACAGCCTACTTTATCAAATGAGTGTATTAATGCCATTTTGCATCTTTTAGACCCAGAACCGAATTCCCGTTGGACTGCTCGTCAGTTTCTTGAGTCCGACTGGTTTTCTAAAAACTAA
- a CDS encoding vacuolar ATP synthase subunit B, with product RSYNSLFQSDSNYRKMVTSGQAYEANVAAVTRNYNIAPRMEYRTVSGVQGPLVILDNVKFPKYNEIVRITLGDGSIREGQVLEVKGSRAVVQVFEGTTGIDNQSCRVEFTGDVLCMPITEDMLGRTFNGSGKPIDNGPPIFAEDYIDINGSPINPYCRVHPREMIQTGISAIDVMNSVVRGQKIPLFSAAGLPHNDIGAQICRQASLVSGKDVMDHSDDNFAVVFAAMGVNMETARFFRRDFEENGSMERVCLFLNLANDPTIERILTPKLALTTAEYLAYEKDLHVFVVMTDMSSYADALREVSAAREEVPGRRGYPGYMYTDLSTIYERAGRIEGRNGSITQFPILTMPNDDITHPIPDLTGYITEGQIFVDRALYNRQIYPPINVLPSLSRLMKSGIGTGLTREDHPSVSDQLYANYAIGQDTRAMVAVVGEEALSADDLLYLEFTSKFESKFLSQGPYEKRDIFESLDLAWELLRTFPEDMLKKIKHDLLQKYYPRDNYIQHSK from the coding sequence agaagTTATAATAGTCTTTTTCAGAGTGATAGTAATTACAGAAAGATGGTAACTTCAGGCCAGGCTTATGAGGCAAATGTAGCAGCAGTTACACGAAACTATAATATCGCTCCTAGAATGGAGTATAGAACAGTTTCAGGAGTTCAAGGTCCATTAGTAATTTTAGATAATGTAAAGTTCCCAAAATACAATGAAATTGTAAGAATTACTTTGGGAGATGGTTCTATTAGAGAAGGACAAGTTTTGGAGGTCAAAGGAAGTAGAGCTGTTGTGCAAGTATTTGAGGGTACTACAGGCATTGACAATCAATCATGTAGAGTTGAATTTACTGGGGATGTATTGTGTATGCCAATAACAGAAGATATGTTGGGTAGAACATTTAATGGAAGCGGAAAACCAATTGATAATGGCCCTCCAATTTTTGCTGAAGAttatattgatattaatggTAGTCCAATTAATCCATACTGTAGAGTTCATCCAAGAGAAATGATTCAGACAGGAATTTCTGCAATTGATGTTATGAACTCAGTTGTTAGAGGTCAGAAGattccattattttctGCTGCAGGACTTCCACATAATGATATTGGTGCACAAATTTGCCGTCAAGCTTCTCTAGTATCCGGAAAAGATGTTATGGATCATTCTGATGATAATTTTGCTGTAGTATTTGCTGCTATGGGAGTTAATATGGAGACTGCAAGATTCTTTAGACGTGATTTTGAGGAAAATGGTTCTATGGAAAGAGTATGCctctttttgaatttagCTAATGATCCAACtattgaaagaattttaaCTCCAAAATTGGCATTAACAACAGCAGAGTACTTGGCTTATGAGAAGGATTTACATGTATTTGTTGTTATGACTGATATGAGTTCTTATGCAGATGCTCTTAGAGAGGTTTCTGCTGCGAGAGAGGAAGTTCCTGGTAGAAGAGGTTATCCTGGTTATATGTATACAGATCTTTCAACTATTTATGAAAGAGCTGGAAGAATTGAGGGTAGAAATGGTTCAATTACTCAATTCCCAATTTTAACAATGCCAAATGATGATATTACCCATCCAATTCCAGATCTTACTGGTTACATTACAGAAGGACAGATCTTTGTTGATAGAGCTCTCTATAACAGACAGATTTATCCACCAATTAATGTTTTACCATCATTGTCTCGTCTTATGAAGTCTGGTATTGGTACTGGTTTAACTAGAGAAGATCATCCATCAGTTTCTGATCAACTTTATGCTAATTATGCTATTGGCCAGGATACTAGAGCTATGGTAGCAGTTGTAGGAGAGGAAGCTCTTTCAGCTgatgatttattatatctTGAGTTCACTAGTAAATTCGAGTCCAAGTTCCTTTCTCAAGGTCCATATGAGAAGAGAGATATTTTTGAGAGTTTGGATCTTGCTTGGGAACTTCTTAGAACATTCCCTGAAGATATGCTTAAGAAGATTAAGCATGATTTATTACAAAAGTATTATCCAAGAGACAATTATATTCAACATTCTAAGTAA
- a CDS encoding NAD dependent dehydrogenase of possible bacterial origin, whose protein sequence is ILINIVVKIKKMLILTPIIYYNMDSFRDIISDLLDSNVGRAILVFSSAVKCQAMRVESMVKKNGIQIEFSELCESDANALSTILLQMKSYKPDCIIGMGGGHCMDIAKVLRVLYEDPNTTLRSLAMGTNNNDKEKSSKKAMIHRRGSLIKKLVCIPTTCGSGSEVTSTAVLRNDDGRQMIVSGVAFLPDISVIDSSFILTIPMFVASITGMRALLHGLESYISNSSNHYSSCMAIQSLRILFNSLTKAVIEKDISLLQEIHKAASISGVAISATDVGLGTILSRSISEVFTLPHGLIDSIVITQVLNFNIKKSQTVGPLIANLSVELGISNPEDSNSNKIQALLNRIDEIKKTLLLPDSLSSIHSSLSNFKSKGWFDPIGVKLSVFSQCIEIDNQEFINHVSGSFSISDKETRAYVTEENALRTIPILSKKSVIDNLNFNTLQMNLDRMISRALSDEAIHTNPATVTKEDLSTILKETWG, encoded by the coding sequence atattgattaatatagttgttaagataaaaaaaatgttaattCTTACACCAATAATATACTATAATATGGATTCCTTTAGAGATATAATCTCAGATTTGTTGGATTCAAATGTGGGGCGAGCCATATTGGTATTTTCTTCAGCAGTAAAATGTCAGGCGATGAGAGTTGAGTCGATGGTGAAGAAGAATGGAATTCAAATAGAGTTTTCTGAGCTATGTGAGTCAGATGCGAATGCATTAAGCACAATTCTTTTGCAGATGAAATCATATAAGCCTGACTGTATAATAGGGATGGGTGGAGGACATTGTATGGATATAGCAAAAGTACTAAGAGTTTTATACGAGGATCCGAATACGACTTTGCGTTCACTTGCAATGGGAACTAACAATAATGATAAGGAAAAGAGTTCAAAAAAGGCAATGATACATAGAAGAGGGagtttaataaagaagTTGGTATGCATTCCGACAACATGTGGTTCTGGGTCAGAAGTGACATCTACGGCGGTTTTAAGGAATGATGATGGCAGACAAATGATAGTTTCAGGTGTGGCGTTTTTACCAGATATATCAGTAATAGACTCGAGTTTCATATTAACAATTCCAATGTTTGTGGCTTCTATTACAGGTATGAGAGCTCTTCTTCATGGATTAGAGTCTTACATTAGTAATTCTTCAAACCATTATTCATCATGTATGGCTATTCAGTCtttaagaattttatttaatagtttGACTAAAGCTGTCATTGAGAAGGATATTAGTTTATTGCAAGAAATCCATAAGGCTGCTTCAATATCTGGAGTTGCAATTTCAGCAACTGATGTAGGTCTTGGAACAATCTTATCCAGAAGTATTTCAGAAGTATTTACACTTCCTCATGGACTTATTGACAGTATTGTGATTACTCAAGTGCTcaactttaatataaagaaaagcCAGACTGTGGGGCCTTTGATTGCAAATCTTTCAGTTGAACTTGGAATAAGTAACCCAGaagattcaaattctaataaaataCAGGCACTTTTAAACAGaattgatgaaataaaaaagacTCTCTTACTTCCAGATTCTCTCAGTTCAATTCATTCTTCTCTATCTAATTTCAAGTCTAAAGGATGGTTTGACCCAATAGGTGTTAAATTGTCAGTATTCTCGCAATGTATAGAAATAGATAATCAAGAATTTATCAATCATGTATCTggatcattttcaatatctgATAAAGAAACTCGAGCCTATGTTACAGAAGAAAATGCATTGAGGACAATACCAATTCTTAGTAAAAAGAGTgtaattgataatttaaatttcaaTACATTACAAATGAACTTGGATAGAATGATTTCTAGAGCTTTAAGTGATGAAGCTATTCATACAAATCCTGCAACAGTTACAAAGGAGGATTTATCAACTATTTTAAAGGAGACATGGGGTTAA
- a CDS encoding acetaldehyde reductase plus alcohol dehydrogenase (AdhE) of possible bacterial origin translates to LKVEVAQKAFLKLSQEQVDYIFQRASLAANCARYELAVLAIEDGGMGLLEDKIIKNHFASENIYNKYRNTKTVGVIEHDEFGGIDIVAEPLGILAGISPCTNPTSTTIFKSLISLKTRNCIVFSPHPRTARSSIRAAKIIRDAAIEAGAPEDCIGWIDVASISLCNSLMNHSSVSAILATGSVALVKAAYSCGKPALGGGAGNSPVLVDELSDLEMVVNSVILSKTFDNSLICASEQCLVVLDSVYDKLISGFKNRGVHIISSKDELQRLGNLLIDENGNMNPKSVGISAVEIAKMASIDIPKDAVMILAEINEIGRGEKLSHEKLCPVLSIIRASDFNDGVSKAKALVEFGGLGHTSCIYTDPNSDEGKRRITEFQRSIPTGRVLVCMPAAQGAMGEMFNFRQTPSLTLGCGSWGHTSTAEGIGVKHLLNYKQVVQRRDHISWFKVPPSIYFNRGCLEEALQDLKEINLKKAYIITDRVMVSLGFVDNLIEGLKSVGVASEMFAEVPPEPDVETVKEIVKRLNVSKPDCLIGFGGGSPMDASKLVRLMYEHPTVKWNEVVTRFMDIRKRIVKLPPSGGKIQRFICIPTTSGTGAEMTPFAVITDNSTGIKYPIASYKLTPDMAIVDANFVLSMPRFLAAATGLDALTHALEAFVATYASEYTDGLCIQAMRLIFDHLPNSVINADAKAREYVHNASSIAGMAFSNAFLGICHALAHQLGAQMHIPHGIANAILLPHIISYNASNRPTKQSILSQYKYPVAKSRYAKLVDILHFKSNQSFDSNLDQESINIRILVEAIQNLKKTLQVPMCVKDHGIEEEHYMSKVESMSIHALDDQCVGANPRFPLLNEIKQLYIDAYSGFVRYPEH, encoded by the coding sequence ttaAAGGTGGAAGTAGCTCAGAAAGCTTTTTTAAAACTTTCTCAAGAGCAAGttgattatatttttcaaagagCTTCCTTGGCAGCAAACTGTGCAAGATATGAGTTGGCAGTATTAGCAATAGAAGATGGTGGAATGGGATTGTTAGAGGATaagataataaagaatcaCTTTGCATCAgagaatatttataataagtACAGAAATACAAAGACTGTAGGAGTAATTGAACATGATGAATTTGGAGGAATTGATATTGTTGCTGAACCATTGGGAATTTTGGCAGGAATCTCTCCATGTACAAATCCAACATCTACAACGATCTTCAAATCCCTCATCTCCCTTAAGACAAGAAACTGCATAGTATTTTCTCCTCATCCAAGAACTGCTAGAAGCTCCATAAGAGCAGCCAAAATTATCAGGGATGCAGCAATAGAAGCAGGAGCTCCAGAGGATTGTATTGGTTGGATCGATGTTGCAAGTATTTCCTTATGTAATTCCTTAATGAACCATAGCTCTGTCAGTGCCATTCTAGCAACAGGTTCAGTGGCTTTGGTGAAGGCAGCTTATTCATGTGGAAAACCAGCCTTGGGAGGAGGAGCAGGAAATTCACCAGTATTAGTTGATGAACTCTCAGATTTGGAAATGGTTGTGAACTCAGTAATTTTATCCAAAACATTTGATAACAGTTTAATTTGCGCATCCGAACAATGTTTGGTGGTTCTAGATTCAGTATATGATAAGTTGATTTCTGGATTCAAAAATAGAGGAGTACATatcatttcttcaaaagATGAGCTCCAGAGACTTgggaatttattaattgacGAAAATGGAAATATGAATCCTAAATCTGTTGGAATTAGTGCAGTTGAAATCGCAAAGATGGCATCCATTGATATCCCAAAAGATGCTGTTATGATTCTTGCTGAAATCAACGAAATTGGAAGAGGGGAGAAACTGTCTCACGAAAAGTTGTGTCCTGTATTGTCAATCATCAGAGCTAGCGACTTTAATGATGGTGTTTCCAAGGCAAAAGCCTTAGTTGAATTTGGTGGTTTGGGACACACATCTTGTATATATACTGACCCAAATTCTGATGAAGGAAAACGCAGAATTACTGAGTTCCAGAGAAGCATTCCCACTGGAAGAGTTCTAGTTTGCATGCCAGCTGCTCAAGGAGCAATGGGTGAAATGTTTAACTTCCGTCAAACTCCTTCTTTGACTTTGGGATGTGGTTCCTGGGGCCATACTTCAACAGCTGAGGGAATTGGTGTAAAACATTTGCTTAATTACAAGCAAGTTGTACAAAGAAGGGACCACATCTCCTGGTTTAAGGTTCCACCttctatttatttcaatagAGGATGCCTTGAAGAAGCTTTACAAGATCTCAAAGAAATCAATTTAAAGAAAGCCTACATTATTACTGATAGAGTCATGGTTAGTCTTGGGTTTGTTGATAATCTTATTGAAGGTCTCAAGTCTGTAGGAGTAGCCTCTGAGATGTTTGCAGAAGTCCCTCCTGAACCTGATGTTGAAACTGTCAAGGAAATTGTTAAAAGATTAAATGTAAGCAAACCAGATTGTCTTATTGGTTTTGGAGGAGGCTCTCCTATGGACGCTTCCAAGCTTGTAAGGCTTATGTATGAACATCCAACTGTCAAATGGAATGAAGTTGTTACTAGATTTATGGATATTAGAAAGAGAATTGTCAAACTACCTCCCAGCGGTGgaaaaattcaaagatttATTTGTATTCCTACTACTTCTGGTACTGGAGCAGAAATGACTCCATTTGCTGTAATTACTGATAACAGCACTGGAATCAAATATCCTATTGCTTCTTACAAGCTTACTCCTGATATGGCCATTGTTGATGCCAACTTTGTTCTTTCTATGCCAAGGTTCCTTGCAGCTGCAACTGGCTTAGATGCTCTAACACATGCCCTTGAAGCTTTTGTTGCAACCTATGCTTCTGAATACACTGATGGACTTTGCATTCAAGCTATGAGACTTATATTCGATCATTTGCCAAACTCTGTTATCAATGCAGATGCCAAGGCAAGAGAATATGTACACAATGCTTCATCTATTGCTGGTATGGCATTCTCAAATGCTTTTCTTGGAATTTGCCATGCTCTAGCTCACCAACTGGGAGCTCAAATGCATATTCCACATGGAATTGCAAATGCAATACTTTTACCACATATTATTTCTTACAATGCATCTAATAGACCAACAAAACAGTCCATTCTATCTCAGTACAAGTATCCTGTAGCAAAGAGTAGATATGCAAAGCTTGTTGATATCTTGCATTTCAAGTCCAATCAGAGCTTTGATAGTAATTTGGATCAAGAgagtattaatattagaattcTAGTTGAAGCAATACAAAATCTCAAGAAAACATTACAAGTTCCAATGTGTGTTAAAGATCATGGAATAGAGGAAGAACATTATATGTCAAAAGTTGAGTCTATGAGTATCCATGCTCTTGATGATCAATGTGTGGGAGCTAATCCAAGATTCCCTCTTTTAAATGAGATTAAACAACTCTATATTGACGCTTATTCTGGATTTGTCAGATATCCAGAACATTAA